Proteins encoded in a region of the Botrytis cinerea B05.10 chromosome 11, complete sequence genome:
- the Bcopi3 gene encoding Bcopi3 produces the protein MTSFLGNNKGLVDFDQKSLTIAAASIAFNPIFWNTVARQEYHNKILTKLFNGNSRYGCYFLAVTIFSLGIFRDFLYERALRSQPTHPLLLSPLVQYASYALLAAGNTLVLSSMWALGVTGTYLGDYFGILMDKMVTGFPFNVSSAPMYYGSTMSFLGTALLWGKPAGILLTVEVLVVYLVALRFEDPFTAGIYAKREKERSGKKGKKGL, from the exons ATGACGAGTTTCCTAGGTAATAACAAAGGTCTGGTCGACTTTGACCAGAAAAGCCTCACGA TTGCGGCAGCATCTATTGCCTTCAATCCTATCTTCTGGAA TACCGTCGCTCGTCAAG AATACCATAACAAAATCCTCACGAAACTCTTCAATGGAAACTCAAGATATGGATGTTACTTCCTCGCCGTCACCATCTTTTCCCTCGGTATCTTCCGCGATTTTCTCTATGAACGCGCTCTTCGCTCTCAACCTACCCATCCATTACTGCTCTCTCCTCTTGTCCAATATGCATCTTACGCCCTCCTTGCTGCCGGCAACACACTCGTCTTGAGTTCCATGTGGGCTCTTGGTGTAACAGGTACATATCTCGGTGAttattttggaattttgatggACAAGATGGTGACGGGCTTCCCGTTCAATGTCAGTAGTGCGCCAATGTATTATGGAAGCACAATGAGCTTCCTTGGTACAGCGCTTCTCTGGGGGAAGCCAGCTGGCATTTTACTCACGGTCGAAGTGTTGGTCGTTTATCTTGTGGCACTGAGATTTGAGGACCCATTTACAGCAGGTATCTATGCCAAGAGGGAAAAAGAGAGGAGTGGCAAGAAGGGTAAGAAGGGATTGTAA
- the Bcnit2 gene encoding Bcnit2, with translation MFHLKSQSHFPAVLVNIVCQQYRPISISISRHISKVSLPKNTRPFTNSSLNRPKIPFKMDQDQNSETLVAIGQLCSTADIQQNLLTCQKLAKEASEQGAKALFLPEATDYITTPGSPPTSLSLALPMNTSPFVLGLQSSAKKYSLAINVGIHVPNASGDKVLNRSIWISESGDIIGQYDKVHLFDYAAAGLKESDSVEAGKRVGGPVETCVGKVGLLICFDLRFPTASLHLRTRNTQILTYPSAFTIPTGLLHWETLLRARAIETQSYVIAAAQVGSHNVKRESYGHSMVVDPLGRIVLDMGGDGNTLAGGKLGIAKIDLGKVGEAREKMPLLARTDVYE, from the exons atgtTTCATCTGAAATCACAATCCCACTTTCCCGCCGTGCTGGTTAACATCGTTTGTCAGCAGTATCgaccaatatcaatatccatatCACGTCACATCTCCAAAGTATCTCTTCCCAAGAATACGAGACCCTTCACCAATTCTTCTCTTAACCGTCCGAAGATTCCCTTCAAAAtggatcaagatcaaaattcAGAAACTCTCGTC GCGATAGGACAATTATGTTCCACAGCAGACATTCAACAGAATCTTCTCACATGTCAGAAACTTGCCAAAGAAGCCTCAGAGCAAGGAGCAAAa GCACTCTTTCTCCCTGAAGCTACGGACTACATAACCACCCCAGGCTCACCCCCtacctccctctctctcgctcttcCCATGAACACATCCCCCTTCGTCCTCGGTCTCCAATCCTCAGCTAAGAAATATTCTCTAGCTATAAATGTCGGGATCCACGTCCCAAACGCTTCTGGCGACAAGGTGCTTAATCGATCCATCTGGATTTCCGAGTCTGGAGACATAATAGGACAATATGATAAGGTCCATCTCTTTGATTATGCAGCTGCGGGCTTGAAGGAAAGTGATAGTGTAGAAGCTGGAAAGAGGGTTGGAGGGCCGGTTGAGACCTGCGTGGGAAAGGTGGgattgttgatttgttttgat CTCCGCTTCCCCACTGCCTCACTCCATCTCCGCACCCGAAACACCCAAATCCTTACCTACCCCTCCgccttcaccatccccacCGGCCTCTTACACTGGGAAACTCTTCTCCGCGCTCGAGCAATCGAAACTCAATCTTACGTCATCGCCGCCGCGCAAGTCGGTTCTCACAATGTCAAACGGGAAAGTTACGGACATAGTATGGTTGTTGATCCGCTGGGGAGGATTGTGTTGGATATGGGTGGAGATGGCAACACTCTTGCGGGCGGGAAGTTGGGAATTGCGAAGATCGATTTGGGGAAAGTGGGAGAAGCGAGGGAAAAGATGCCGTTGCTGGCTAGGAC TGATGTTTATGAGTGA
- the Bcnit2 gene encoding Bcnit2, which produces MFHLKSQSHFPAVLVNIVCQQYRPISISISRHISKVSLPKNTRPFTNSSLNRPKIPFKMDQDQNSETLVAIGQLCSTADIQQNLLTCQKLAKEASEQGAKALFLPEATDYITTPGSPPTSLSLALPMNTSPFVLGLQSSAKKYSLAINVGIHVPNASGDKVLNRSIWISESGDIIGQYDKVHLFDYAAAGLKESDSVEAGKRVGGPVETCVGKVGLLICFDVSYAFLIVLWSWIGIILSDDLKERIS; this is translated from the exons atgtTTCATCTGAAATCACAATCCCACTTTCCCGCCGTGCTGGTTAACATCGTTTGTCAGCAGTATCgaccaatatcaatatccatatCACGTCACATCTCCAAAGTATCTCTTCCCAAGAATACGAGACCCTTCACCAATTCTTCTCTTAACCGTCCGAAGATTCCCTTCAAAAtggatcaagatcaaaattcAGAAACTCTCGTC GCGATAGGACAATTATGTTCCACAGCAGACATTCAACAGAATCTTCTCACATGTCAGAAACTTGCCAAAGAAGCCTCAGAGCAAGGAGCAAAa GCACTCTTTCTCCCTGAAGCTACGGACTACATAACCACCCCAGGCTCACCCCCtacctccctctctctcgctcttcCCATGAACACATCCCCCTTCGTCCTCGGTCTCCAATCCTCAGCTAAGAAATATTCTCTAGCTATAAATGTCGGGATCCACGTCCCAAACGCTTCTGGCGACAAGGTGCTTAATCGATCCATCTGGATTTCCGAGTCTGGAGACATAATAGGACAATATGATAAGGTCCATCTCTTTGATTATGCAGCTGCGGGCTTGAAGGAAAGTGATAGTGTAGAAGCTGGAAAGAGGGTTGGAGGGCCGGTTGAGACCTGCGTGGGAAAGGTGGgattgttgatttgttttgatgtAAGTTACGcttttttgattgttttgtgGAGTTGGATCGGTATCATTTTGAgtgatgatttgaaagagAGAATATCATAG